TCAGCCAGCGCCTGCCCACCCGTCGGCTCCCTGCTGATCAGCAGCAACGTGTCGTCACCGGCGATCGTCCCCAGGATGTCGTGCAGCTCGGCCTGGTCGATGGCCGAGGCCAGGAACTGCGCCGCCCCCGGAGGGGTACGCAGCACCACGAGATTCGCCGAGGCTTCCGCGGAGATCAGCAGCTCCTGCGAGAGCCGCCGCATCCGCTCCTCCTTCGCCGACCCGCCCAGCGGCGCCCGGGGCGTACGGAACCCGCCCTCGCTGGGCACCGCGTAGATCAGGTCACCGTCGGCGTTGCGGATCTTCACCGCGTTCAGCTCGTCCAGGTCCCGGCTGAGCGTCGCCTGCGTGACGTTCAGCCCGTCGTCGGCGAGCAGCTTCGCCAGCTGGCTCTGCGACCGGACCGGCTGCCGGTTGAGGATGTCCACGATCCGGCGGTGGCGTGCGGTGCGGGTCTGCGGCACGGCGGGCCCGTTCGCCCCCGGCTGCTCGTGGTCCTGCGCCTGGCTCATCGTCGTCTCATTCCCTGGATCCCCCGGATCGTCCGTCCCCGCTCGCTGCCTGGAGGATGCCGGGCAGTGCACCCAGGAACGCGTCCACCTCGTCGTCGCCGAGGTTCAGCGGCGGCATCAGCCGGACGACGTCGGGGGCGGGCACGTTCACCAGGAATCCGGCCTCCTGAGCCGCCTGGCGCACCTGGGGCGCGAGCGGCTCGGTGAGCACGATACCCAGGAGTAGTCCCGTACCCCGGACGAAATCGATCAACTGATGGCCGAGGCCCTCGATTCCGTCCCGCAACCTCTCGCTCTGCCGCTTGACGTTCTCCAGCAACCCCTCGTTCTCGATGGTGTCGAGGACGGCGAGTCCGGCGGCGCAGGCGACGGGGTTGCCGCCGAAGGTCGTGCCGTGCTGGCCGGGCTGGAGCAGGTCGGCCGCGCGCCCGAAGGCGACGGTGGCGCCCAGCGGCAGCCCGCCGCCGAGCTGCTTGGCGAGCGTGACGACGTCGGGCAGGACGCCCTCGTGGGCCTGGTACTCGAACCAGTGCCCGGTCCGGCCGATGCCGGTCTGCACCTCGTCGAGGACGAGGAGCGCCCCGGTCGCCGCCGTGATGGCCCGGGCGGCCTTGAGGTAGCCGGCGGGCGGGACGACGACTCCGAGCTCGCCCTGGACCGGTTCGAGGATGACGAGCGCGGTCTCCTCGGTGACCGCTGCGGCCAGAGCCTGCGCGTCGCCGAACGGCACGTGGGTGACGTCGCCGGGCAGCGGCAGGAACGGCTCGCGCTTGCCGGCCTGGCCGGTCATGGCCAGGGCGCCCATGGTCCGCCCGTGGAAGGCGCCCTCGGTGGCCACGATGTGGGTCCGCCCGGTCAGCCGGCCGATCTTGAAGGCGGCCTCGTTGGCCTCGGCTCCGGAGTTGCAGAAGAAGACCTTGCCGTCCCGGCCGAAGAGGCGCAGCAGCCGCTCGGCGAGGGCGACGGTCGGCTCGGCCATGAAGAAGTTGGAGATGTGGCCGAGGGAGCCGATCTGCCGGGTCACGGCCTCCACTACCGCCGGGTGGGCGTGGCCGAGGGCGTTGGTGGCGATGCCGCCGACGAAGTCGAGGTAGGAATTGCCGTCGGCGTCCCAGACGCGCGTGCCCTCGCCGCGTGCCAGGGGCAGCAGCGGGGTGCCGTAGTTGTTCATGAGCGCGCCCTGCCACCGCTCGGCGTACTCCTGATGGGCGGTCATACGGCATCCCCCTCTTGCTCGTCGGGCACGACCATCGTGCCGATGCCTTCGTCGGTGAAGATCTCCAGCAGGATCGAGTGCTGGACCCGCCCGTCGATGACGCGGGCGGTGGTGACGCCGTTGCGGACGGCGTGCAGGCAGCCCTCCATCTTCGGCACCATGCCGGAGGACAGGTCCGGCAGCAGCCGCTCCAGTTCGACGGCGGTGAGGCGGCTGATCACCTCGTCGCTGTGGGGCCAGTCCTCGTAGAGGCCCTCGACGTCCGTGAGGACCATGAGGGTTTCGGCGTCCAGTGCAGCAGCGAGTGCCGCAGCCGCCGTATCAGCATTGACGTTGTAGACATGTCCGTCGTCCTGGGAGCGGGCGATCGACGAGACGACCGGAATGCGGCCGTCGGCCAGCAGGGCTTGGATCGCGCCCGTGTCGATCGCGGTGATCTCGCCGACCCGCCCGATGTCGACGAGCTCGCCGTCGATCTCGGGCTGGTGCTTGGTGGCGGTGATGGTGTGCGCGTCCTCGCCGGTCAGGCCGACGGCGAGCGGCCCGTGCTGGTTGAGCAGGCCGACCAGTTCGCGCTGGACCTGTCCGGCCAGCACCATCCGTACGACGTCCATGGCGTCCTCGGTGGTCACCCTCAGGCCCGCCTTGAACTCGCTGACGATGCCGTGCCGGTCGAGGGCGGCGCTGATCTGCGGTCCGCCGCCGTGCACGACGACGGGCTTGAGGCCGGCGTGGTGCAGGAACACCACGTCCTGGGCGAAGGCGGCCTTCAGGTCCTCGTCGATCATGGCGTTGCCGCCGAACTTGATGACGACCGTCTTGCCGTTGTGCCGGACCAGCCAGGGCAGCGCCTCGATGAGGATCTGCGCCTTGGGCAGCGCGGTGTGCTTACGAGTCGATCCGGTGCTCATGAGGAGTACGCGCTGTTCTCGTGGACGTAGTCGGCGGTGAGGTCGTTGGTCCAGATGGTGGCGGTCTCGGACCCGGCGGCGAGGTCGGCGACGATGTGCACCTCGCGGTAGCGCATGTCGACCTTGTCGCGGTCCTCGCCGACGCCGCCGTTCTTGCAGACCCAGACGCCGTTGATGGCGACATTGAGCCGGTCGGGCTCGAAGGCGGCCCGAGTGGTGCCGATCGCGGACAGGACGCGGCCCCAGTTGGGGTCCTCGCCGTGGAGGGCGCACTTGAGGAGGTTGTTGCGGGCGATGGAGCGGCCCACCTCGACGGCGTCGTCCTCGGTCGCGGCGTTGACCACCTCGACCTTGATGTCCTTGCTGGCGCCCTCGGCGTCCCGGATGAGCTGCTGGCCGAGGTCGTCGCAGACCTGGCGGACGGCCTCGGCGAACTCGGCGTGGTCCGGGGTGACACCGGCGGCGCCGGAGGCGAGCAGCAGGACGGTGTCGTTGGTGGACATGCAGCCGTCGGAGTCGACCCGGTCGAAGGTCGTCCGGGTGGCCGCCCGCAGGGCCTTGTCCAGGACGTCGTTGTCCAGGTCGGCGTCGGTGGTGAGGACGACGAGCATGGTGGCGAGGCCGGGGGCGAGCATGCCCGCGCCCTTGGCCATGCCGCCGACGGTCCAGCCGTCCTTGGTGACGACGGACGTCTTGTGGACGGTGTCGGTGGTCTTGATGGCGATGGCGGCCTTCTCCCCGCCGTGCTCGGAGAGCTGGGCCGCGGCCGTCTCGACGCCCGGGAGCAGCTTGTCCATCGGGAGCAGGAGGCCGATCAGACCGGTCGAGCAGACGGCGACCTCGATGGCGCCCCGCCCGAGGACCTCGGCGACCTTCTCGGCCGTGGCGTGCGCGTCCTGGAAGCCCTTCGGGCCCGTACAGGCGTTGGCCCCACCGGAGTTGAGGACGACCGCGGAGACCTGACCGCTCTTCAGCACCTGCTCGGACCACAGCACCGGCGCGGCCTTGACACGGTTGGAGGTGAAGACGCCGGCGGCGGCGCGGCGGGGCCCGGTGTTGACCACGAGGGCCAGGTCCGGGTTGCCGTTCTCCTTGATCCCGGCGGCGATGCCCGCCGCCGTGAATCCCTTTGCTGCCGTCACACTCACGGCGCGACTCCGATCGTCGTCAGTCCGGTGGTCTCGTCGAGACCCAGGGCGATGTTCATGCTCTGGACGGCACCGCCCGCGGTGCCCTTGGTGAGGTTGTCGATGGCGCTGATCACGATGATCCGGCCGGCGGCCGCGTCGTACGCGACCTGCACCTGAACGGCGTTCGAACCGTAGACGGACGCTGTCGCGGGCCACTGGCCCTCGGGAAGCAGGTGCACGAACGGTTCGTCGGCGAAGGCCTTGTCGTAGGCGGCGCGCAGGGACTCGCCCGTGACGCCGTCGGCGGCCTTGGCGCTGCACGTGGCGAGGATGCCGCGGGGCATCGGCGCGAGGGTCGGCGTGAAGGACACGGAGACCGGCTCCCCCGCGGCCGCGCTGAGGTTCTGGGTGATCTCGGGCGTGTGCCGGTGGACGCCGCCGACGCCGTAGGGGGACATCGACCCCATGACCTCGCTGCCCAGCAGGTGCGGCTTGGGTGCCTTGCCCGCGCCGGACGTGCCGGACGCGGCGACGATCACGGCCTCGGGCCCGGCCAGGCCCGCGGCGTACGCCGGGAAGAGGGCCAGGGAGACGGCGGTCGGGTAGCAGCCGGGCACCGCGATGCGCTTGGACCCCTCCAGCGCGGCGCGGGCGCCCGGCAGTTCGGGAAGGCCGTAGGGCCAGGTTCCGGCGTGCGGCGAGCCGTAGAAGCGCTCCCAGGCGGCGGCGTCCGTCAGCCGGAAGTCGGCGCCCATGTCGACGACGAGTACGTCCGGGCCGAGCTGCTCGGCGACGGCGGCGGACTGCCCGTGCGGCAGTGCGAGGAAGACGACGTCGTGACCGGCGAGGACGTCCGGGGTGGTCTCCTGGAGCACGCGGCCGGCCAGGGGCAGCAGGTGCGGCTGGAGCGCACCGAGCTTCTGTCCCGCGTTCGAGTTGCCCGTCAGAGCGCCGATCTCGACCTCTGGGTGTGCCAGGAGCAGACGCAGCAGTTCCCCGCCCGCGTACCCACTCGCTCCGGCCACTGCCGCACGTACCGCCATGGATCCTCCTCCTCAGAGGGCATGACTATACGTTTCTCTGCACGTTTATGCAATCCCATGCAGGGGCGGCGCGACTGCCGCGGCGTCGGCCCCGGAAACCGGCTTTGTCCTGGCCATGACCACAGGTTAAGGTCCCCGGGCACATTTCAGGGGATCACGGTGGGTGGGGGACATGGCCAAGGAAAACGACGCGTCCATGAAGAGCGCGAGCGCGTGGGGGCAGGCGCTCGCCGCCGTGGCGCTGGTGGGGGCGCTCAGCGTCGGTTTCTGGGGGCTGGCGAAGACGTCGGCCGCGGAGAGCGAGCCGAAGCCTGCCACCTGCTCCGACGGGGAGAGCCCGGCCCCGAAGGGCAAGCACCTCTCCGGCGCGCAGTTGTGCGAGGCGCTGAACCGGTCCGACCTGGCCGCGCTGCTGGGCACGCCGGCCGAGATCGCGAAGACCGCCTCCGGCAGCGACAGTTCCACCGGGACCGCCGGCGGCAAGGACATCGCCACACCGCAGGCGCAGGTCGAGTTCGAGACGTACACCGTGACGCTCTCGGCGACCTACGACGGCCTTCCGGTGGCCGGGTCGGAAGGCCTGCTCGGTAGCTACGCCCGCCCGCAGAAGGTACTGGGCCGCCCCGGGGTTCTCTACTCCACCCGCACCATCAGCATCAGCTTCCGGCTCGACGGCGGCGACGCCGACAGCGGTCCCGGCGTCCCGGCCCGGGCCCTCACCGTGGCCCTGGACGCGAAGGACCGCGGCGGCTCCCTCGACGTCACCCTGTGGCGCGCGGACGGAGTGGTACCCGACGACGCGGTGCTGCTGCGCGTCGCGGAGTCGGTGCTGCCGAGGGTCCCGGGCTGGAAGGCGCGCGGCTGAGCCCGCGCCCGGCCACGTCGATGGTGTGGGCCGCCGCCAAGGGGCAGCGGCCCACACCGCCGGGTCCTACTTCTGCTTGATCCTCAGGAACGTGACGGAGTTCGCCGGGAAGGTGTACGTGAACTTCTTGGCCACGCCCCGGAAGGTGGACGTCACCGGCGTCACCGGGGTGTCCGTCTCGGTGTTCACGGCGTCCTCGTCGGCGGCCAGCGTGGTCACGCGGGCCGTGGAGGCGACCTTGGCGCCGCCGAGGTCGACGGCCGTACGGGCCTCGGCCGCCTGGGCGTTGACGACCTTGACGATCAGGTCACCGGTCTTCGCGTCCTTGGTGACGACCTGGCGGAAGGGCTCGGCCGGCTTGTCGTCCTTGAAGCCGCCCCACTCCTTGCCGTCGAGGAAGAGGGTGACCTGGCGGCCTCGGACCTTGATGTCGATGTCGTAGGCCCGGCCGGTCTCGATCGATCCGGGCTTCGTCATCAGGGTGCCCTTGCCGCCGTCCACGGCCTGCTCGATCGCGGACTGGGTGTTGTTCCAGCCGCCCAGGTTCCACCAGTAGTAGTTGCCGGTGTCCTTGACACCGAAGGCGACGAGGAAGCCCTCCTTGCCGGACTTCTTGGTGGCCTTCACATGCAGGTCGTAGTCCTTCCAGGCCGGGTCGCCCGCCGTGACCAGGGTGTTCTCGGCGGCGGTGTCGGTCTGGACGTAGGCACCGTCCTGGACGCTCCAGCTGCCCGCGCCGGAGTGCTTCCACTTCGAGGCGTCACCGGAGAAGTCGTCGCTCAGCAGGGTCGAGCCGTCCGCCGAGGTGACCGACACGTCGTCGTACGCGGCGCTGGTCGCCCACGTCGACAGGCCGACGGCACCGGTGATCGGGCCGCTGACGTTCGGCGTGGTCGTGGCCTTCGACGGGACGACACGGTCGCCGACGTTGGTCATGAACAGCTTCTGGACCTCGTAGTTGGCCGAGTTCCAGGAGGCCCGGTTGTTGAACCAGATCATGTCGGGCTTCCACTGCACGTAGTCCTCGTTGGCGAGCAGCGGGGCGTACGAGGCGAGCTTGACGACGTCCGCGTTGCGCTCCAGGCCTGTCATGAAGGCGGCTTCGGAGAGGCCGTTCTTCCAGGCGTTGCCCTGGGAGGCGTATTCGCCGAGGAAGACCTTGGGGCCGTTCCTGTCGTAGGAGTCGTAGCGGTCGTTGTTCTGCAGGAACCAGTTCGGGCTGTTGTAGTAGTGCTCGTCGACCATGTCGACCTTGCCCTCGCGGTTGAGCTGCCACGCGGTGTCGAAGGTCGTGCCGGCGTCGTCCGGGCCCGAGTTGGAGATGACGGTGATGTCCGGGTACTTGTCCTTGATGGCGGCCCGGAACTGCTCGAAGCGGGCGAAGAACTCCTTCGGGAGGTTCTCCTCGTTGCCGACCCCGATGTGGGTCAGGTGGAAGGGCTTGGGGTGGCCCATCCGCGCGCGGACCTTGCCCCACTTGGAGGTCGCCGGGCCGTTGGCGAACTCGATCAGGTCGAGGGAGTCCTGGATGTGCCGCTTGAGCAGTGCGTCGTCGTCGGTGGCCTTGTTCTGGCCGCAGCCGGTCACCAGGGCGGGGACGACGGGCAGCGGCATGGCGCCGATGTCCTCGGAGAAGCGGAAGTACTCGTAGTAGCCGAGGCCGTAGCTCTGGTTGTAGCCCCAGAAGTTGGCGTTGGTGGCGCGCTGCTCGACCGGGCCTATGGTGTCCTTCCACTGGTAGCTGCGCTTGCGCTGCCAGTTCGAGGCCTCGCTGTAGTCCTCCATGGAGCCGGTGTTGACCAGGCAGCCGCCGGGGAAGCGCACGAAGCCCGGCTTCAGGGCGGCGATCTTCTCGGCGAGGTCCTTGCGCAGCCCGTTCGGCTGGTTCTTGTACGTCTCGCGCGGGAAGAGGGACACCTCGTCCAGCGCGGCGGCGTTCGACGAGGCGACGGCGAGCCGGCCGCGGTTGCTCGTGCGGGTTGCCGTGAACGTGGCCTTGTACTTGGCCCAGCCGCCCTTCACGGCGACCTTGCGGGCGGTGGCCAGGCTGCCCGCGGCGTCCTTCAGCGAGACGGTGAGGGCGCTGCCGCTCTCGGCGCGGGCCCACACGGAGAAGTCGTACCGCTTGCCCTGCTCGACCCTGATGCCGGTGTTGTAGCCGGCGTTCGTGACGGACGAACCGGCGCCCAGGGAGAGGTAGTTGCGGTTGCGTTCGTTGAGCCGGCCGGAGTCGTTCAGCACCTGGGCCGTGCCGCCGGCCGCCCAGGAGGTCAGGGGCGTGTAGGAGCCGTTGTCGGCGGTGGAGTACTCGAAGGAGCGGTTCTGCACGAGTTCGGCGTACAGACCGCCGTCGGCGGCCCGGTTGATGTCCTCGAAGAAGACGCCGTACATCGTGTCGTCGATCGCGGCGCCCTTCGCGGACGGGTCGACGCTGATCGCGTAGTCGGTGACGTCCTCGGCGTGCGCGGGGGCCGGTACGAGGGCTGTTGCCGTCAGGAGGGCGGTGGTCGCGAGACCCACTCTCCATCGGGTGCGGGCGGCGGTGCGTGGCATGGATACTCCGCGGCTCTCTGGTAGAGGAGTGTTCGAAATATCAGACATTGATCAGCACTTCGAACGGCAAGATAGGGAGGGTACCGGTGCGCGTCAATGGGTCGCGCAGCAACGCTTGGGACGGAGAGCGGTTCGGGATGGGCGAGTGCTGGCCAGTGCCCGAGGTGCTGGCGTACCTGGCCGGTCGCTGGGGCGTGACGCGGTCGGTGTGGGATCTCGCGAGCGGCGCGGAGGGGGAGTTCACCGGAACCACCGAGTTCCGTACCGAGGAGACCGGCGGGCTGCTGCACCACGAGTCCGGCGTCTTCGTCTGGCAGGGCGTGGCCCGGCCCGCGGAGCGGACCCTGCGGTTCCTGCCGGGCCCGGGCGGCAGCGCGGACGTGCGGTTCGCCGACGGCCGGCCGTTCCACGAGCTGGATCTGACGTCCGGGCGGCACATCGCCGACCACCCCTGCGCCGCGGACCTCTACCGCGGCGAGTTCACCGTCCGGGACGCGGACCACTGGCGGACGGTGTGGCACGTGCGCGGCCCCGCCAAGGACCTCGTACTGCGCACCGACTACGCGCGTGAAAGCTGAGCCGACGCCCCGACTACGCGCGTGAAGGCTGAGCCGACGCCCCGTCGAAACGCAGGTTCCAGCGGCCCGCACGACCTGTCACGGAGGTCGTCGACAGCGGGCGGACGTCGATGTTCCAGTACGTCGACGGCGGTGCCTTCAGGGCGTACACCAAGGCGGCCCGGATCACGGACGGCTCGGCCACCGCCACGACGCGGCAGCCGTCCTCGACGGGCCGGGTGTCGAGCCAGCCGCCGACCCGGGTGATGAAGTCGACCAGCGACTCACCGCCGTGCGGTGTGGCGCGGGGGTCGGCGAGCCATGCGTCCACGGCATCCGGCTCCCGGGCCATCGCCTCGCCCAGGGTCAGCCCGCGCCACCGGCCCATGTCACAGTCGCGCAGACCGAGTTGCACCAGCGGCGCGTACCCGAGCCCCTCCCCCGTCGACCGGCTGCGCGGAGTCGGCGAGCAGTAGCGCAGTTCGGCCGCGGCGAGCGGCAGCAGCTCGTGGGCGGCGCGCTCCACCTCGCCCCAGCCGGCCTGGTCCAGCGGCCGCTCGTCCTCGAAACGCTCGGCGAGCAGCGGGGAGCTGCGCGCGGCGGCGACGAAGGTGACCCGAAGTGGCATGCGGCGATCGTGAGCGCCACAAGTGCGCAGGTCAAGAGGTGTTACCTACGAGTTACCCAGGGTGCACCGACCTTCACTGGCCGAAGACGAGCGCCATCCAGTGCTCGGGCCGCTCCAGCCCGGCGAACCCGAGCTTCTCGTACACCCCGTGCGCGTCGTGCGTGGCGAGCAGCACCCGCCGCACGCCGTACGAGCGCAACTCGTCCCGTACGGCGCCCACGAGCGCGCTTCCGACGCCCTTGCCGCGCACCGACGGATCGACGTACACGTCACACAGCCATGCGAAGGTCGCCCGGTCGGTGATCACCCGGGCGTACGCGACCTGCTCCCCCGACACCGTCTCGTACACGCCGAAGTTGAGCGACCCCTCGATAGCCCGCTCCTGCGTCTCACGGGGGCGCCCCAGTGCCCAGTAGGCGTCGGTGGACAGCCAGTGGTGCACGCGCTCGCGGTCGACGCGGGCGGGGTCGGTGGAGATCTCGTAGCCCTCGGGCAGGCTCGGCGTGTCGGTCATGGCCGCGATGCTCGCAGGCCGCCCGGAGGCGCGTCGAGCGGTTATCCCAGCACCTCGTCGCAGGCCGTACGCAGCCGCCGGACGCCCTCCGCGATCTCCCCGGTCCCGGCGACCGCCGCGAAGCTCAGCCGGACGTGCGCGGCCGGTGGTTCGGCGCTGAAGTACGGGCGGCCCGGCGTGAGGGCGACGCCGGCCCGCAGGGCCGCCGAGGTCAGGACCGACTCGTCCGTGCCGTCGGGCAGGCGCGGCCACAGGTGGTAGCCGCCGGACGGGATGTGCGCCAGGGCGAACTCCGGCAGGTGCAGGGCGAGGGCACCGGTCATCGCGTCCCGGCGGGCCTTCAACTCCGCGGAGACCGCCCGCAGATGGCGCGGCCAGGCGGGCGAGCCGACGAGTTCGAGCGCGGCCTCCTGGAGGGGGCGCGGCACGAAGAAGGTGTCGACGACCTGGATGGCGCGCAGCCGTTCCAGGACCGGTCCGCGGGCGGCCAGGGCACTCACCCGGAAGCTCGGAGAGGTCGCCTTGGTGAGCGAGGAGACGTGGACGACGACGCCGTCGGGGTCGTCGGCGGCCAGCGGCCGCGGCAGCGGCCCCGCGTCCTCGTGCACGAGCCGCCGTACGAAGTCGTCCTCGACGACGAACGCACCCGCCTCCCGCGCGATGCGCAGCACCTCGGCGCGCCGCTCGGGCGCGAGTACGGCGCCGGTGGGGTTCTGGAAGAGCGGCTGGCAGACGAAGGCCGGGGCGCCGGTGGCGCGGAACGCGTCGGCGAGCAGGGCCGGCCGCACACCGTCGGCGTCCACCGGCACGGGTACCGGGCGCAAACCGGCGGCGCGGGCGATGGCGAGCATGCCGGGGTAGGTCGGCGACTCGACCAGAACGGGGGCGCCGGGTGGGGCGAGGGCGCGCAGGGCCGTGGTCAGCGCGGACTGTCCGCCCGCGGTGACCAGCACCTCGGCGGCCGTGACCGCGCCGCCGATGCTCCGCGCGAACCACTCGCGCAGCTCCGGCAGCCCCTCCATGGGCGGGCGCCCCCAGGCACCGGGACGGCGCCCGGCCCGCGAGAGCGCGGCGGCCATCGCCCGCTCCGGCTGCAGCGACGGGTGCAGATAGCCGCCGTTGAACTCGATCACGCCGGGCGGCGGCGCGGCCAGCGACACCAGCACCCCCGAGGCGTCGACCGAGCGCGGTACGAGATCGGCGGCGCCGTCGGCGCTGAGCGCGACCTCCTGCCAGGAGGTGTCCCCGCCGGGGGCCGGTGACGTCCGGGCCTGCGCACGGAACGCGCCCGCGCCGGGCCGAGTGACCACGAGGCCCTCGGCGGCGAGCTGCGCCAGGGCACGCGACACCGTTACCGGGCTCACCCGGAACCGTTCCACGAGGGCCCGACTCGACGGCAGCTTTCCACCGGGCGAGTAGCGGTCGAGCTCCCGCCTCAGCTGTTCTGCCAGATCACCCACACTGCTACGCTCTTGCATGAGAGCACAGAGTAGCGCTACTGCGGTGGCCTCGATAGCAGTCGCCACCCCGGCCCCGGAGCGCCCCGGCTTCGGCACCCTCCAGGCCGCCCTCGGCGTCGTGGCCTTCTCCCTCACGTTCCCGGCCACCGCCTGGGGGCTGGAGGGCTTCGGTCCCTGGTCGCTGGTCGCCGTGCGGAGCGTCCTGGCCGCTGTGATCGCGGGCGTCGCTCTCCTGGCGCTGCGGGTGCCGCTGCCCGCCCGTCGGCACTGGCCGGGCCTCGCGGTCGTCGGGGCCGGTGTCGTCCTCGGCTTCCCCCTGCTGACCACGCTGGCGCTGGAGACCTCCACCACCGCGCACGCCGCCGTCGTGGTCGGCCTGCTCCCGCTGACCACCGCGCTCTTCTCGGCCCTGCGCGTCGGCACGCGGCCCTCGCGCACCTTCTGGATCGCCGCCCTCGCGGGCGCGGCGGCGGTGCTGGCCTTCACCGTGCAGCAGAGCGGCGGCGCCCTGACCACCGCCGACCTGTACCTCTTCGCCGCGCTGCTGGTCTGCGCGGCCGGCTACACCGAGGGCGGCCGGCTGGCCCGGGTCATGCCGGGCTGGCAGGTGATCGGCTGGGCGCTGGTGCTGTGCCTGCCGCTGACCGTGCCCGTCGCCGCCCTCGCCCTGGCGCACGAACCCGTCCGGCTGACCGCGCACAGCGTCACCGGCCTGCTGTGGGTCGCGGCGGGTTCGCAGTTCGCCGGGCTGGTCGTCTGGTACCGCGGCATGGCGGCCATCGGCATCCCCAAGGCCAGCCAGTTGCAGCTCGCCCAGCCGCTGCTCACACTGGTGTGGTCGGTGCTGCTGCTGGGCGAGCACCTCACGGTCGCCGCCCCGCTGACGGCCGCGGCGGTGCTGGTCTGCATCGCCGTCACACAGCGATCACGCGGCTGAGCGGGACGGCGCACGGCCACTGCCTACAGGCGCCCCCCGCCGTAGACTCAAGGCCACGGACCGCTGCTCCGCACATCGTGAGGAGGCCCCATATGCGCGCAACCGTGGGTGACCAGCTTGTCCAGCACGGCAGGGTGGTCGGTCAGCACGACAAGGTCGGCGAGATCGTCGAAGTGCTCGGCCAGGAGGGCAACCCGCCGTACCGCGTCCGGTTCGAGGACGGACACGAGGGCGTGTGCTCCCCGGGACCCGACACGGAGATCCGGCACAGGGAGACCACCACCGGGCCATGACTCAGCGCGGGGGCGACGCCGGCTGCCCGTAGTGGTCGGCGACCACCCGCGCCATCGCCCCGATCCGGTCGGCCGCCACGTCCTTGGCGGCGAAGTAGACGTGTCCGCGCACCTGCGGGTACTCCCCGGCCAGCGTCAGGTGCCGGGAGAGCTCGCCGGTCTCCTGCCACGGGGCGGGCTGCGCCGGGTCGCCGGCCTTGTACAGCGCCTCCCCCACATAGAGCTGCGTCGAGCTGCCGCGCGCGACCTCCGCCCACCAGGGCACCAGCTTCGCGTAGTCGGCGGCGGCGAAGCCGATGTTCCAGTACAGCTGCGGGACGATGTAGTCGATCCAGCCCTCCCGCACCCACTTCCGGGTGTCGGCGTGCAGATCGTCGTACGTCTCCACACCCGCCCGGGTGTCCGAGCCGAGCGGGTCGGTCGCGGCGTTGCGCCACACGCCGAAGGGGCTGATACCGAAGCGGGCGCCCGGACGGGCCTCCTTGATGCGGTCCGCCGTCTCCCGCACCAGCCGGTCGATGTTGTCCCGCCGCCAGGCGGCCCGGTCCGGGAAGCCGCCGCCGTGCTCGTCGTAGGCCGCGTCGTCGTCGAAGCTCTGCCCCGCCACGGGGTACGGGTAGAAGTAGTCGTCGAAGTGGACGCCGTCCACGGGGTACTTCGCCACCGCGTCGAGCATCGCGTCCTCGACGAAGGCGCGGACCTCGGGCAGCCCCGGGTTGTAGAACAGCTTCCCGCCGTACGTCACCACCCAGTCGGGGTTCCGGCGGGCGGGGTGGGAGGCGACGAGCCTGGTCGGGTCGGCGTGAGCGGCGATCCGGTACGGGTTGAACCAGGCGTGCAGCCGGAGGCCCCGGGCATGCGCCTCCTGCACTGCCGTGCCCAGCGGGTCCCAGCCGGGGTCCTTGCCCTGGGTGCCGGTGAGGTACTGCGACCAGGGCTCGTACGGCGAGGGCCACAGGGCGTCCGCCGTGGGCCGGACCTGGAGGAACACGGTGTTGAGCCGGTTGCTGACCGCCGTGTCGAGGTGAGTGAGCAGCTCGGCGCGCTGCTGCGACGCGGTCAGCCCGGGCTTCGATGGCCAGTCGCGGTTGGCCACGGAGGCGATCCAGACGCCCCGCATCTCGGATTCCGGCGCCCCGCCCTTCCGCCCGGGGGCGGCCGACGCCTGAGGCATCATCGTGAAAGCCGACAGCGCCGCCACCGCGAACGCCCTGCGTGAGACTCGTCCCATCCGCATGCCCCAAAAAGCCGCGGATCCGCCCGGTCGCGGATCGCTCCGCGCCCAGC
This is a stretch of genomic DNA from Streptomyces hawaiiensis. It encodes these proteins:
- a CDS encoding histidine phosphatase family protein is translated as MPLRVTFVAAARSSPLLAERFEDERPLDQAGWGEVERAAHELLPLAAAELRYCSPTPRSRSTGEGLGYAPLVQLGLRDCDMGRWRGLTLGEAMAREPDAVDAWLADPRATPHGGESLVDFITRVGGWLDTRPVEDGCRVVAVAEPSVIRAALVYALKAPPSTYWNIDVRPLSTTSVTGRAGRWNLRFDGASAQPSRA
- a CDS encoding DUF6314 family protein, which gives rise to MGECWPVPEVLAYLAGRWGVTRSVWDLASGAEGEFTGTTEFRTEETGGLLHHESGVFVWQGVARPAERTLRFLPGPGGSADVRFADGRPFHELDLTSGRHIADHPCAADLYRGEFTVRDADHWRTVWHVRGPAKDLVLRTDYARES
- a CDS encoding PLP-dependent aminotransferase family protein, which gives rise to MQERSSVGDLAEQLRRELDRYSPGGKLPSSRALVERFRVSPVTVSRALAQLAAEGLVVTRPGAGAFRAQARTSPAPGGDTSWQEVALSADGAADLVPRSVDASGVLVSLAAPPPGVIEFNGGYLHPSLQPERAMAAALSRAGRRPGAWGRPPMEGLPELREWFARSIGGAVTAAEVLVTAGGQSALTTALRALAPPGAPVLVESPTYPGMLAIARAAGLRPVPVPVDADGVRPALLADAFRATGAPAFVCQPLFQNPTGAVLAPERRAEVLRIAREAGAFVVEDDFVRRLVHEDAGPLPRPLAADDPDGVVVHVSSLTKATSPSFRVSALAARGPVLERLRAIQVVDTFFVPRPLQEAALELVGSPAWPRHLRAVSAELKARRDAMTGALALHLPEFALAHIPSGGYHLWPRLPDGTDESVLTSAALRAGVALTPGRPYFSAEPPAAHVRLSFAAVAGTGEIAEGVRRLRTACDEVLG
- a CDS encoding alpha-L-arabinofuranosidase C-terminal domain-containing protein; this encodes MPRTAARTRWRVGLATTALLTATALVPAPAHAEDVTDYAISVDPSAKGAAIDDTMYGVFFEDINRAADGGLYAELVQNRSFEYSTADNGSYTPLTSWAAGGTAQVLNDSGRLNERNRNYLSLGAGSSVTNAGYNTGIRVEQGKRYDFSVWARAESGSALTVSLKDAAGSLATARKVAVKGGWAKYKATFTATRTSNRGRLAVASSNAAALDEVSLFPRETYKNQPNGLRKDLAEKIAALKPGFVRFPGGCLVNTGSMEDYSEASNWQRKRSYQWKDTIGPVEQRATNANFWGYNQSYGLGYYEYFRFSEDIGAMPLPVVPALVTGCGQNKATDDDALLKRHIQDSLDLIEFANGPATSKWGKVRARMGHPKPFHLTHIGVGNEENLPKEFFARFEQFRAAIKDKYPDITVISNSGPDDAGTTFDTAWQLNREGKVDMVDEHYYNSPNWFLQNNDRYDSYDRNGPKVFLGEYASQGNAWKNGLSEAAFMTGLERNADVVKLASYAPLLANEDYVQWKPDMIWFNNRASWNSANYEVQKLFMTNVGDRVVPSKATTTPNVSGPITGAVGLSTWATSAAYDDVSVTSADGSTLLSDDFSGDASKWKHSGAGSWSVQDGAYVQTDTAAENTLVTAGDPAWKDYDLHVKATKKSGKEGFLVAFGVKDTGNYYWWNLGGWNNTQSAIEQAVDGGKGTLMTKPGSIETGRAYDIDIKVRGRQVTLFLDGKEWGGFKDDKPAEPFRQVVTKDAKTGDLIVKVVNAQAAEARTAVDLGGAKVASTARVTTLAADEDAVNTETDTPVTPVTSTFRGVAKKFTYTFPANSVTFLRIKQK
- a CDS encoding GNAT family N-acetyltransferase, translating into MTDTPSLPEGYEISTDPARVDRERVHHWLSTDAYWALGRPRETQERAIEGSLNFGVYETVSGEQVAYARVITDRATFAWLCDVYVDPSVRGKGVGSALVGAVRDELRSYGVRRVLLATHDAHGVYEKLGFAGLERPEHWMALVFGQ